The following proteins are encoded in a genomic region of Enterocloster clostridioformis:
- a CDS encoding ABC transporter ATP-binding protein produces the protein MSSKKGLDNKRSRETLKRILKYISQYKWSVILSLLLAFITVALTLYVPILTGRAVDHIVSAGHVDFAGLRGILMRILGAVAITAVSQWLMNHINNIITYRVVKDIRTRAFNHLEVMPLSYIDVHPSGDIISRIIADIDQFSEGLLMGFTQLFTGVLTIAGTLLFMLSIQPVITAAVVVLTPISLFVASFIAKKTFVMFRKQSETRGELTSLTDEMLGNMKVVQAFGYQEEAHKRFEEINTRLARYSLRATFFSSITNPATRFVNSLVYAAVGITGAYGAIRGFITVGQLTSFLSYANQYTKPFNEISGVVTELQNALASAARVFELIDEKTIIEDREDAKVLRDAKGSVELKQVCFSYTPEKKLIEDFNLSVRPGQRVAIVGPTGCGKTTIINLLMRFYDVDSGAIKVERTDIRDVTRESLRTSYGMVLQDTWLKSGTIRDNISYGHPEASEEEIIRAARQAHAHGFIMRMPDGYDTVISEDGGNLSQGQKQLLCIARVMLCLPPMLILDEATSSIDTRTEIKVQKAFAQMMEGRTSFIVAHRLSTIREADVILVMRDGKIVEKGKHEELLGMNGFYADIYNAQFARE, from the coding sequence ATGAGCAGTAAGAAGGGATTGGACAATAAAAGGAGCAGGGAGACCCTGAAACGAATTCTTAAATATATCAGCCAGTACAAGTGGAGCGTCATCCTGTCTCTGCTCCTGGCCTTTATCACGGTGGCCCTTACCCTGTACGTGCCTATCCTGACAGGCCGGGCCGTGGACCATATAGTTTCAGCCGGGCATGTGGATTTCGCCGGGTTAAGGGGAATCCTTATGAGGATACTGGGAGCAGTGGCTATTACGGCCGTTTCCCAGTGGCTCATGAACCATATCAACAACATCATCACCTACCGGGTTGTGAAGGATATCCGGACCAGGGCTTTCAACCATCTGGAGGTGATGCCTCTAAGCTATATAGATGTCCACCCATCCGGTGATATTATAAGCCGGATTATAGCGGACATAGACCAGTTCTCAGAGGGCCTTCTCATGGGATTTACTCAGCTGTTTACAGGCGTTCTGACCATAGCGGGCACGCTGCTGTTCATGCTTTCCATCCAGCCTGTCATCACGGCGGCGGTGGTGGTGCTGACGCCTATATCCCTGTTTGTGGCCAGCTTTATCGCCAAAAAGACGTTTGTGATGTTCCGCAAGCAGTCAGAGACCAGGGGCGAGCTGACCTCCCTGACCGATGAGATGCTGGGCAATATGAAGGTGGTTCAGGCCTTCGGATATCAGGAGGAGGCACACAAGCGGTTTGAGGAGATTAATACACGTCTGGCCAGATACAGCCTGAGGGCAACCTTTTTCTCATCCATAACCAACCCGGCCACCCGGTTTGTAAACAGCCTGGTCTATGCTGCCGTGGGTATCACAGGCGCCTATGGGGCTATCCGGGGATTCATCACAGTGGGACAGCTGACCAGTTTCCTGAGCTATGCCAACCAATACACAAAGCCCTTTAATGAGATATCAGGTGTGGTGACAGAGCTGCAGAATGCCCTGGCGTCCGCTGCCCGCGTGTTTGAGCTGATTGATGAGAAAACCATCATAGAGGACAGGGAGGACGCAAAGGTACTGCGCGACGCAAAGGGCAGCGTGGAGCTTAAGCAGGTTTGCTTCTCCTATACGCCGGAGAAAAAGCTGATTGAGGATTTTAACCTTTCGGTACGGCCCGGACAGAGGGTTGCCATCGTAGGACCGACCGGCTGCGGCAAGACCACCATTATCAATCTGCTGATGCGTTTTTACGACGTGGATTCCGGAGCTATCAAGGTGGAGAGAACCGACATACGGGATGTGACCAGGGAGAGCCTGAGGACCAGCTACGGCATGGTGCTTCAGGACACATGGCTTAAGTCAGGTACCATCCGGGACAACATTTCCTATGGACATCCGGAAGCATCTGAGGAAGAGATCATCCGGGCAGCCAGGCAGGCTCACGCCCATGGATTTATCATGCGGATGCCGGATGGATACGACACCGTTATCAGCGAGGACGGAGGAAACCTGTCCCAGGGACAGAAACAGCTGCTCTGCATTGCCAGGGTCATGCTGTGCCTTCCGCCTATGCTTATACTGGATGAGGCCACATCCTCCATTGACACCAGGACGGAGATAAAGGTGCAGAAGGCCTTCGCGCAGATGATGGAGGGCAGAACCAGCTTTATTGTGGCTCACAGACTGTCCACCATCCGGGAGGCGGATGTGATTCTGGTCATGCGGGACGGTAAGATTGTGGAAAAGGGTAAGCATGAGGAGCTTCTTGGGATGAATGGTTTTTACGCGGATATTTACAATGCGCAGTTTGCGAGAGAGTAG
- a CDS encoding ABC transporter ATP-binding protein: MKRLFSYMKDYKLESILGPLFKMLEASFELFVPLVVARMVDVGIRGRDSGYILKMGGVLVLLALIGLACSLTAQYFAAKAATGAATSLRNDLFSHIGRLSYTEIDTVGTAALITRMTSDINQVQSGINMTLRLLLRSPFVVFGAMVMAFTVDVRSAFVFAVTIPVLCVVVFGIMAVSMPLYKSVQRQLDKVLLTTRENLLGVRVIRAFNRQKSETEKFDRENGSLVRMQVFVGKISALLNPVTYVIINIAVVAVIWVGAEQVDSAVLTQGKVIALVNYMSQILVELIKMANLIIIISKAVACMNRVDGVFQVESSIEDRGTSGRRERKSQAPKVEFKEMEFVYAGAKEPALQGISFRAMAGQTIGVIGGTGSGKSTLVNLIPRFYDAASGQVLVDGTDVKDYPLDGLREKMGVVPQKSVLFKGTLRDNMRWGKQDASDEDIYRALDTAQAREFVDSKGEGLDLYIDQGGHNLSGGQRQRLTIARALVRKPEILIMDDSASALDYATDARLRKAIRENTGDMTVFIVSQRATTIKGADTILVLDEGRLAGMGTHKELLKDCQVYREICLSQLSKEEVERDEQ; the protein is encoded by the coding sequence ATGAAACGATTGTTCAGTTATATGAAGGATTACAAGCTAGAAAGCATACTGGGGCCGCTGTTTAAAATGCTGGAGGCCAGCTTTGAACTGTTTGTGCCCCTGGTGGTGGCCCGCATGGTGGACGTGGGAATCCGGGGCAGGGACAGCGGATACATCCTTAAGATGGGAGGCGTTCTGGTGCTTCTGGCTCTGATTGGCCTGGCATGCTCCCTGACGGCCCAGTATTTTGCCGCCAAGGCAGCCACGGGGGCAGCCACCTCCCTGCGCAACGACCTGTTTTCCCATATAGGAAGATTGTCCTACACAGAGATAGACACAGTGGGCACGGCTGCGCTTATCACGAGGATGACCAGCGACATCAATCAGGTGCAGAGCGGTATCAACATGACGCTGCGCCTGCTGCTGCGATCACCCTTTGTGGTATTTGGCGCCATGGTCATGGCCTTTACCGTGGACGTGCGCTCGGCCTTTGTTTTCGCAGTCACCATACCGGTGCTCTGCGTGGTGGTGTTCGGCATCATGGCAGTCAGCATGCCGCTCTATAAATCCGTGCAGAGACAGCTGGACAAGGTGCTGTTAACCACCAGGGAAAACCTGTTGGGGGTCCGGGTTATCCGCGCCTTTAACAGGCAGAAAAGCGAGACGGAGAAATTTGACCGGGAAAACGGAAGTCTGGTCAGGATGCAGGTGTTTGTGGGAAAGATATCCGCCCTGTTAAACCCTGTGACCTATGTCATCATAAATATAGCCGTGGTGGCAGTCATATGGGTGGGAGCTGAACAGGTGGACAGCGCAGTGCTTACCCAGGGCAAGGTGATTGCCCTGGTGAATTACATGTCCCAGATTCTGGTGGAACTCATAAAGATGGCAAACCTGATTATCATTATATCCAAGGCCGTTGCCTGCATGAACCGGGTGGACGGCGTATTCCAGGTGGAGAGCAGCATTGAGGACAGAGGAACGTCCGGAAGACGGGAGCGCAAGTCCCAGGCTCCCAAGGTAGAGTTTAAAGAAATGGAATTCGTTTATGCAGGGGCCAAGGAGCCGGCCTTGCAGGGCATTTCCTTCCGTGCCATGGCCGGACAGACCATAGGCGTCATAGGCGGAACCGGATCCGGAAAGTCCACCCTGGTGAATCTGATTCCCAGATTTTACGATGCAGCCTCAGGGCAGGTGCTGGTGGACGGGACGGATGTAAAGGACTACCCTCTGGACGGGCTGAGGGAGAAAATGGGGGTGGTTCCGCAGAAGTCCGTACTCTTTAAGGGAACGCTGCGCGACAACATGCGCTGGGGAAAACAGGATGCGTCGGATGAGGATATCTATAGGGCCCTGGATACGGCCCAGGCACGGGAATTCGTGGATTCCAAGGGCGAGGGCCTGGACCTTTACATTGACCAGGGAGGCCATAACCTGTCGGGGGGCCAGCGCCAGAGGCTGACCATAGCCAGAGCCCTGGTGAGAAAGCCGGAAATACTGATTATGGACGACAGCGCTTCGGCCCTGGATTATGCCACGGACGCCAGGCTGAGAAAGGCCATACGGGAGAATACCGGGGATATGACCGTATTCATTGTATCACAGCGGGCAACTACCATTAAGGGCGCGGATACCATCCTGGTGCTGGACGAGGGACGTCTGGCCGGCATGGGCACCCATAAGGAGCTTCTTAAGGACTGCCAGGTATACAGGGAGATCTGTCTGTCACAGCTTTCAAAGGAGGAGGTGGAACGGGATGAGCAGTAA
- a CDS encoding YihY/virulence factor BrkB family protein — translation MFGIIVAGKRVYDKFAEDEMTVYAAQVSFFIILSVVPFIMLLLTAVQMIPSISNARFMELIVGLVPVDYKSLAFRLVNDLSLKSPATMISVTAVTALWSAGRGMFSVARGLNRVNGYGEKRWYVINRLICSGYTIVFILVCILSLGLLVFGNMIQEFMVNRFPIIADVTTHIISFRALWAMMILIIFFLGIYTFVPDKRLKLRDQLPGAVFSTVGWMAFSFAFSLYFSHIGGKNYSYMYGSLTAIVLLLLWLYFCMCILFFGAEINYFWKELFPGETAE, via the coding sequence ATGTTTGGGATAATAGTGGCGGGAAAACGGGTATATGATAAATTTGCTGAGGATGAGATGACGGTCTACGCGGCCCAGGTCTCCTTTTTTATCATACTCTCCGTGGTGCCATTTATCATGCTGCTTTTGACAGCGGTCCAGATGATTCCGAGCATCAGCAATGCCAGGTTCATGGAATTGATTGTGGGCCTGGTGCCGGTGGATTATAAGTCTCTGGCATTTCGGTTGGTAAATGACCTGTCCTTAAAGTCTCCGGCAACCATGATCTCCGTCACGGCCGTCACGGCACTGTGGTCCGCGGGCCGCGGTATGTTCAGCGTGGCCAGAGGCTTGAACCGTGTAAACGGCTACGGGGAAAAGCGCTGGTATGTGATTAACAGGCTGATTTGTTCAGGATACACCATTGTGTTCATCCTGGTGTGTATCCTGTCCCTGGGCCTGCTGGTGTTCGGCAACATGATTCAGGAGTTTATGGTGAACCGTTTTCCCATCATAGCGGATGTGACCACCCACATCATTAGTTTCAGGGCCCTGTGGGCGATGATGATACTGATTATATTTTTCCTGGGAATCTATACCTTTGTGCCGGATAAGAGGCTGAAGCTCAGGGACCAGCTTCCGGGAGCCGTGTTCTCCACGGTTGGGTGGATGGCCTTTTCCTTTGCCTTTTCCCTGTATTTCAGCCATATAGGGGGAAAGAATTACTCTTATATGTACGGAAGCCTTACAGCCATTGTGCTGCTGCTTCTGTGGCTTTATTTTTGCATGTGCATCCTGTTCTTCGGGGCGGAAATCAATTATTTCTGGAAGGAACTGTTTCCCGGGGAAACCGCGGAGTGA
- a CDS encoding acylphosphatase, with product MKKVRKHIIFSGRVQGVGFRYTSCYLARPLGLTGWVKNLWNGDVEMEVQGDPLAIGRFLRNLEQGRFIHIEHMEAEDIPVIEEGSFREIY from the coding sequence ATGAAAAAAGTCAGGAAGCATATCATATTTTCCGGCAGGGTGCAGGGGGTGGGTTTCAGGTACACCTCCTGTTACCTTGCCCGCCCCCTGGGCCTTACCGGGTGGGTGAAGAATCTGTGGAACGGCGATGTGGAGATGGAGGTCCAGGGAGATCCTCTGGCGATTGGCCGATTCTTAAGGAATCTGGAGCAGGGTAGGTTCATACACATTGAACATATGGAAGCAGAAGACATTCCGGTGATTGAAGAGGGCAGTTTCAGGGAAATATATTAA
- a CDS encoding 2-hydroxyacid dehydrogenase encodes MKMVIIEPLGVEEGKLLAMAREALGDRVEIVYYNTKTTDTAELIERGKDAEIIVVSNLPLNVQVIEGCRNLKLLAVAFTGVDHIAMDVCRKNGVMVCNCAGYSTCAVADLVFGMLISLYRNVIPCDKVCREEGTKDGLVGFELEGKTFGVVGTGAIGLRVAAIAQAFGCRVLAYSRTARDVPGVRYVDLETLLAECDVVSLHTPLTEETRGLMNEERIGLMKKNAVLINTARGPVVDSDALAKALKEGRIAGACIDVFENEPPVRKDHPLFSAPNTIVTPHVAFATREALVKRAVIVFDNVVNYLDGTPGNVIG; translated from the coding sequence ATGAAAATGGTAATCATTGAGCCGCTGGGCGTGGAAGAGGGAAAGCTTTTGGCTATGGCAAGGGAGGCCCTTGGGGACCGGGTGGAGATTGTGTATTACAACACAAAGACAACGGACACCGCAGAGCTCATAGAGCGCGGAAAGGATGCTGAAATCATTGTGGTATCCAATCTGCCTCTGAATGTCCAGGTCATAGAGGGATGCAGAAACTTAAAGCTTCTGGCCGTGGCATTTACAGGCGTGGACCACATTGCCATGGATGTGTGCAGGAAGAACGGTGTCATGGTGTGCAACTGCGCCGGATATTCCACCTGCGCTGTGGCGGATCTGGTGTTCGGCATGTTAATCAGCCTGTACAGGAATGTGATTCCCTGCGACAAAGTCTGCCGGGAGGAGGGCACCAAGGACGGCCTGGTGGGATTTGAACTGGAAGGCAAGACGTTTGGCGTGGTGGGAACCGGGGCCATCGGCCTTCGTGTGGCAGCCATAGCCCAGGCATTTGGATGCAGGGTATTGGCTTACAGCAGGACTGCCAGGGATGTGCCCGGCGTCCGCTATGTGGATTTGGAGACACTGCTGGCTGAATGCGACGTGGTTTCCCTCCACACCCCTCTCACGGAGGAAACCAGGGGACTGATGAATGAGGAGCGCATCGGATTGATGAAGAAGAACGCGGTGCTCATCAACACGGCCAGAGGGCCTGTGGTGGACAGCGATGCCCTGGCAAAGGCCCTGAAGGAGGGCAGGATTGCGGGCGCCTGTATTGATGTGTTTGAAAACGAGCCGCCGGTCAGGAAGGACCACCCGCTGTTTTCAGCGCCAAACACCATAGTGACGCCCCATGTGGCATTTGCCACCAGGGAAGCCCTGGTAAAACGGGCTGTCATTGTGTTTGACAATGTGGTAAACTATCTGGATGGAACTCCGGGAAATGTGATTGGGTGA
- a CDS encoding RidA family protein, with the protein MMMKDVYEILKEKGITLPQPPAKGGVYTPVQEFGDKFLYCSGCGPDLGNGNTVVGKLGKDLTVEEGQRAAYNCMLNLLANLNDKTGDLNRIKRFVKVLAFVNSADDFGMQPQVVNGGSNLIAELFGEEAGLPARSAIGTNALPGGIACEIEVLVELK; encoded by the coding sequence TAAAAGAAAAAGGAATCACTTTGCCGCAGCCCCCTGCCAAGGGAGGAGTGTACACGCCGGTACAGGAGTTTGGTGACAAATTTCTTTATTGTTCAGGCTGCGGTCCGGACCTGGGAAACGGAAATACAGTAGTGGGCAAGCTGGGAAAGGATCTGACAGTGGAGGAGGGCCAGAGAGCGGCATATAACTGCATGCTGAACCTGCTGGCAAACTTAAATGATAAGACCGGGGATTTGAACCGGATCAAACGGTTCGTGAAGGTTCTGGCTTTTGTGAACAGCGCGGATGACTTTGGGATGCAGCCCCAGGTGGTGAACGGGGGATCCAACCTGATTGCCGAGCTGTTTGGAGAAGAAGCAGGACTTCCGGCACGTTCAGCCATTGGAACCAATGCCCTGCCGGGTGGAATCGCATGCGAGATTGAGGTTCTGGTGGAGCTGAAATAG